CGATTGCAAAGTAGACCACCTGGAACGCGGCAATACTCACCAACTGTCAAGATTGCCTGATTTAGTCCCATTTCAGACACACAGAACCTTGAATTGATACCATTTAATTTATATGTTTGTTTCTGTCGACTGAAAGTCTAACCTGGAGGAGTGTCTTAATCAGTTTTTTCCTCTCTCAGGGCAACGCTAACGTGGTCCGAGAGGTGGACGTGGAGACAGTCAGCACGTTTGCGAACCCCTACTTAGACGCCATCAAGTGTTTATGGAATGATCCAGGCGTCCAGGAAGCTTACGACAGGAGACGGGAGTACCAGCTGTCGGACTCTACCAAATAGTGAGTAAATGAGATCTCTAACTCTACTTGTAAAAGCTTAAAAGAGACAACTTCAATGGTCACGATGTTGTAAATACTGTGCTTTATCTATGGTCAACAAATAGTTAGTAAATACGAGATTTCATGGTCGAATGTTCCCTAGGCTGCCAACTTAAAATATCAGACCGTGTCTTTGGTCATGTTTTCGATACTTTCATCTATTACCATCACATTCCCCTCCTCCCGGTCAGTGGGCACTCACATACTTTTTTTGTCTCCGTAGTTACATGAATGCTCTGGACCGGATCGCAGAGGCCTCTTATCTTCCCACCCAGCAGGATGTGCTGAGGGTTAGGGTCCCCACCACAGGCATCATCGAGTACCCCTTCGACCTCCAGAGTGTCATCTTCAGGTATGCCAACCATCAAGCTCACTgggatattctattctattctaacaaAGCAACAATGGAATAGAATGACACCCTGAGATGAAGGATCGTCTCAGTTCTCACACTAGCCACTGATTATATGTAGCCTTCCACTTCCATATTGGTGTAGTGGGGAGAACAGACCAGTGGGTGGAGCTCTACCAATTGATGTTATATTCTTGAGGTATCTACACTCAGTggccatctagtaccgggtcggacccccctttgcctccagaacagcctgaattcttcggggatggaaacgttgctcaattagtatcaagggacctaacgtgtgccaggaaaacattccccacaccattacaccatcgccaccagcctgtaccgttgatgGAGCCATGGAcccatgctgcttacgccaaatcctgactctgccatcggcatgatgcaacaggaaccgggattcgttggacaaggggatgtttttccactcctccaTTGTCCAGTGTGGGTGATCGCGTGCTCACTGGAGTCGCTTCTTCTTGTTtctagctgataggagtggaacccagtgtggtcgtctactgcaatagcccatccgtgacaacgATCGGccagttgtgcgttccgagatgctgtTCTGGACACCACTGTTGTAGTGCGCTGTTATTTGtacgattctcacgattctcctttgacctctcattaacgagctgttttcgcccacaggactgccactgactgacaatgttttttgtttgtcgcagcattctctgtaaaccctagacactgttgtgcgtgaaaagcccaggacgcttcccgtttctgagatactggaacctgCGCGCCTGGCACTGACGACCATACCACGCTCAGTTGCTTTGGTCgttagttttgcccattctaacattcaattgaacagtaactgaatgcctcgatgccagtctgcctgctttatatagcatcccaaggccacgtgactcactgtctgtaggagcgaaccatttttgtCAACGGGTGGTGTACGTAATAAATAGTGTATAGGACAGGCTTACAAGTTCACTGAAACAATGATCATGTAGCAAACACGAATAGGACCTACAGTATATTTCCATGCCAACTCTAGTGGTACTCAAGTCATCTGCACTTAACGTTGCTCCTCTGTTCCTGTGACAGGATGGTGGACGtggggggtcagaggtcagagaggaggaagtggatCCACTGCTTTGAGAATGTCACATCCATCATGTTTCTGGTGGCACTCAGCGAGTATGACCAGGTGCTCGTAGAATCCGATAACGAGGTGAGCGTTTTTGTTAACAACTGTACAGTatgtctatcacacacacacaacagggccGGTGTTATGGGCGGGCCTTAGGGGGTCTAGCCTGCCCTACCGTATCTCCGTGCctgtccaaataaaatatttaagtaTTAATCATTTTTGACGAGCGCCGACAGAAAGACTCATgaatctcagataaagcatcaAAGTGAgctaaacagcgcccctctgtcacagtatgtgtagcccatgtatctgatgctgtctggccaaaaaggattatggcatgtcatactctttttggccatacAGCATCAGGTACATGGGAtacatatagtaagacagaggggcgctgtttcgctcgctcagatgctttctcaaatcaaatcaaatcaaatgttatttgtcacatacacgtgtttagcagatgttatagcgggtgtagcgaaatgcttgtgcttctagctccgacagtgcagtaatatctaacaatttcacaacatatacccaatacacacaaaactagtaaggaatgggatttaagaatatatacatatatggacaagcaaggacagagtggcatggactaagatacagaagaatattatagaatagaatgcagtatatacatatgagatgagtagtgcaagatatgtaaacattattaaagtgactagtgttccatttcttaaagtggccagtgatttcaataggcagcagcagcctctaatgtgctagtgatggctatttaacagtctgatggccttgacatagaagctgtttttcagtctctcggtcccagctttgatgcacctgtactgacctcgccttctggatgatagcggggtgaacaggcagtggctcgggtggttgatgtccttgatgatctttttggccttcctgtgacatcgggtgctgtatgtgtcttggagggcgggtagtttgcccccggtaatgtgttcggcagaccgcaccaccctctggagagccctgtggttgtgggcggtgcagttgccgtaccaggcggtgatacagcccgacaggatgctctcaattgtgcatctgtaaaagtttgtgagggttttaggtgataagccacatttcttcagcctcctgaggttgaagaggctctgttgcgccttcttcaccacattgtctgcgtgggtggaccatttcagtttgtcggtgatgtctacgccaaggaacttgaagctttccaccttctccactgcggtcccgtcgatgtggataggggggtgcaccctctgctgtttcctgaagtccacgatcatctcctttgtttttttgacattgagtgagaggttattttcctgacaccacactccgagagccctcaccttctccctgtaggcggtctcatcattgttggtaatcaagcctactactgttgtgtcgtctgcaaacttgatgattgagttggaggcatgcttggccacgcagtcatgggtgaacagggagtacaggagggggctgagcacgcaaaTGCCCGTTCAAATGATTCGTTCTGGCGCcggccctgacacacacacacacacacaaagtacaccTATTTGACTATTTAGTTAACAGCAGCACTTTGCATGAAGTTACATAATTTGACAATAGGACTCCCAATAATATCCAACAAAGCAAGTTAATTACAGGTCTCTGAAACACTGTACAATTCGGTCACTCAAATTACATTATTCCAATTGGCAAAATAATGTGAATATATCTGTGGCAATGGTCTTCTCTCTCAACTATGGTGTACAACAGATAGGGGTATTAGAGGCACACCTCTGCACTTCTGAAGGTGAAAGGCTTTTCCTTATTTAAAAGAATGGAAATAAGACAGCTAGACCTCCCTTTCACTTGGAAATCAGCTGTTTTGAATACAGCCTCGGGGCAACAGAACTTCCTTAAGAGAAGCTGTTTTGAATACAGCCTCGGGGCAACATAACTTCCTTAAgagaaggcagaccatctgtttgtTCCCAGCAGTTTCCAGCATGCTCTTGGCTTTTCCACTGTCTCAGTGTCCTTGGGGAAAAACATCTGAGAGAGACCGTTAAAACATCATTAATGTTTATGGTGACGATACAATATAAACAGCATAAGACCAGTTGGTTGGATGTAAAGCTGTGACATTTGACCGTTTTGTCACCTGTACTTCAAACCTGCAGCTCAAACCTCCATGCACATCTGAGAATTAGAAGACCTGAAAGATTGCTTGTGGAGCACCGCACACAAATGAGCAGAGATTTGTGACAATACTCTTGTCTAAATGGATATGACATCATAGAATGGACTTTGTGGGTACACTTAATGTGCTttaggtgctgtgtgtgtgtctagcagTGAATGTAAAGGTTAAAAGAAAGTACATAGCAGCCCAGTAGTGAACTGAAAAGGCATCTGAAggccatcctctctctctctctctctctctctctctctctctctctctctctctctctctctctctctctctctctctctctctctctctctctctctctctctctctctctctctctctctctctctctctctctctctctctctctctctctctctctctctctctctgatttaaAACCTGTACTTAACGGGATAGTGTAgctaaactatccctttaatgagaGCAGCTGGACTTAACAAACTGTGTTCTTCTACCCTCGTTTCTCTCTCAGAACCGAATGGAGGAGAGTAAAGCTTTGTTCAGGACCATCATCACATATCCCTGGTTCCAGAACTCTTCCGTCATCCTCTTCCTCAACAAGAAGGACCTCTTGGAGGAGAAGATCACGTACTCCCACCTGGTCGACTACTTCCCGGAGTTTGACGGTGAGTGGCCTCACTTTACGTAAAGCCTGTGGGTATAATGGTTTATGAGTTGTTAAAAGCATTCATGAGCCTTTATAATGTGTAATAACAAGGCTTATAATATATTAATGTCTCTAACATAGGTCCCCAGAGAGATGCCCAGGCTGGCCGCGAGTTCATCCTGAAGATGTTTGTGGACCTGAACCCAGACAGTGACAAGATAATCTACTCCCACTTCACCTGCGCCACGGACACGGAGAACATCCGCTTTGTGTTCGCCGCCGTCAAAGACACCATCCTGCAGCTCAACCTGAAGGAGTACAACCTGGTGTGAAACCATAGAGTTAGAATATTAGAAGGGACTTCTTCAGCATGAGCGCAGCAAGGCTGGGGCCCAGAGACCTTTCTCCAACTTACTCACTGTCAAATCTGTGAAGGGAAAAAAAATGGTTGCAtaatattaatttattgccatTGTTGACCCTTTTCTTTTTTCTATTTAAAAGAGAACATGATTGAAGAGTTTAGAGGGTTTGAAGGTTGCTGTTGGATATGTACAGCACAGTTCCTCCAATTATTAGAATTGTTTTTAGCAAAACAATTTTAAAGACACTCAATGTGGCGGCTGGGTTCTGTCCAACGCCTCTGAACTTGATTCCAAGGTGCTCCCGCCTTTTTGTTTTTGATTCAACCTAGTCGGTCCATTCCACCGCCAGCCTGTGGCGAATTAACACATAGATTCCTCAGAAAGGGTGAAAAGTGTTGATACTGTGATTTCTTAAAATTGGGCTGTATAGTGAGGGAGCACCATGATGATCATCGCCCTTCGCAGGCCCCAGGGTCAGGAGTCAGTTATTTAATGGACAGTGTTGTACCACGCTTTTTAAGGTCCTATTTATTGCCGATGCCAAAAGGATGTAGCGTTAACTCGAGGCACCCTTTCGCGCTGTTAACTAGAAAGAGTATTGGAGGCAAGACAGGACACAGCCTTTTgtactaattgtaagtcgctctggataagagcgtctgctaaatgactaaaatgtaaatgaaggcaCCAAGAGTTTACCATGCGCATGAGTGACCTTTTTAAAGTGTTTCACCCTGTTTTTGGTTAAACTTTTCTCAACCATCTTGTATTAATTGTTGAATGCCAAAACCACTTGCTGAACTCCGCTAGTGACCGGCTGTGAGTATGTGGACGGATGTATTCCATAGGCCCCTTTTTATTCAAGTCTTGGGTTTAGTACTCCTTACACAGTAtgaaattgttattttattttgctgATGTCTCAAGTAGACTGAGCAATCGCAATGCAGCTGTGTCCTTTTGATTGTCCAATCAcagcctggctggctgactgttTTAGTTTGTTAGCAGGGGAGATGATTAGCTGTTTCCCATGTTAAAGGGGACGGAGCATTGAGCACAATTTGTACCAAAGTAATCCTCACCTCTGATTGGCTCCAGTGGCTCTGACCCCCAGTTATTTCTCTGAGTATATCAGTTTTTTGTAACAATGCTCTAAACATAAGCctgtaatttacattttattgaggCATAGTGCAATTATGAATGCTATAATCATTATACATACATCTCTTTctcatatatacactgctcaaaaaaattaagggaacactaaaataacacatcctagatctgaatgaatgaaataatcttattaaatacttttttctttacatacttgaatgtgctgacaacaaaatcacacaaaaattatcaatgcaaatcaaatttatcaacccatgga
The sequence above is a segment of the Coregonus clupeaformis isolate EN_2021a chromosome 16, ASM2061545v1, whole genome shotgun sequence genome. Coding sequences within it:
- the LOC121584547 gene encoding guanine nucleotide-binding protein G(q) subunit alpha-like, with translation MTLDSIMACCLSEEAKESRRINDEIERQLRRDKRDARRELKLLLLGTGESGKSTFIKQMRIIHGAGYSEEDKRSFTKLVYQNIFTAMQSMIRATETLRIPYRYEHNKGNANVVREVDVETVSTFANPYLDAIKCLWNDPGVQEAYDRRREYQLSDSTKYYMNALDRIAEASYLPTQQDVLRVRVPTTGIIEYPFDLQSVIFRMVDVGGQRSERRKWIHCFENVTSIMFLVALSEYDQVLVESDNENRMEESKALFRTIITYPWFQNSSVILFLNKKDLLEEKITYSHLVDYFPEFDGPQRDAQAGREFILKMFVDLNPDSDKIIYSHFTCATDTENIRFVFAAVKDTILQLNLKEYNLV